The Sporolituus thermophilus DSM 23256 genome contains the following window.
GGATAACGACAATATCGCCAATGTCGATGCGGGGCAGCGGACGGTCGATGGCGAACTTATCGTTGTTTTCGCACAGTGAGCCGGTTACGTCGTAAATATGGTCAGCCGGCCAATCTTCCTTGCCGGCCACGGTAATGTGGTGGTACGCACCATACATGCCGGGCCGCATCAGATTGGCCATGCAGGCATCAAGCCCGACGTAGTTCTTGTAAATCTCTTTTTTGTGCAACACCCGTGCCACCAAATAGCCGTACGGGCCGGTGATCATGCGGCCGCATTCCATGGCCAGCTTGACCGGATGCAGGCCGTTAGCGACAATCTTGGCCTCATAGGCCTTACGGATTTCTTCACCCACATAGGCAAGGTCAACCGGCTGTTGCTCGGGACGGTAGGGAATGCCAATACCGCCGCCCAAATCGATAAACTCAACCTTGATGCCAAGTTTTTGATAAATTTCAATGGCCAGGTCAAACATCATGTTGGCCGTTTCGACAAAGCACTGCGGATTGAGCTCGTTGGAGATGACCATAGTATGCAGGCCGAACCGCTTAACCCCTTTGGCCTGCACGATGCGGTAAGCGTCAAATAGCTGCTGGCGCGTCAAACCATATTTGGCCTCTTCCGGCTTGCCGATGATGGTGTTGCCCTGTTTAAGGAGCGGCCCGGGATTATAGCGGAACGAAATAATCTCAGGCAGACCGGCGTGTTTTTCTAAAAATTCGATATGGGTAATATCGTCCAGGTTGATGATCGCGCCCAATTGTTTGGCTTTAATGTACTCCTCAGCGGGCGTGTCGTTGGAGGAAAAGATAATTTCTTCGCCCGTAATGCCGGCCATTTCGGCCAGAACCAGTTCGGCGAGCGAGCTGCAATCGGCGCCGAATCCTTCTTCCCGCAGGATCTGCAGGATATACGGATTAGGCGTTGC
Protein-coding sequences here:
- the lysA gene encoding diaminopimelate decarboxylase; the encoded protein is MAEKKLPFTKAKLEEIIRQHKTPFHIYDEKGIRENARKLTAAFAWAPGFKEYFAVKATPNPYILQILREEGFGADCSSLAELVLAEMAGITGEEIIFSSNDTPAEEYIKAKQLGAIINLDDITHIEFLEKHAGLPEIISFRYNPGPLLKQGNTIIGKPEEAKYGLTRQQLFDAYRIVQAKGVKRFGLHTMVISNELNPQCFVETANMMFDLAIEIYQKLGIKVEFIDLGGGIGIPYRPEQQPVDLAYVGEEIRKAYEAKIVANGLHPVKLAMECGRMITGPYGYLVARVLHKKEIYKNYVGLDACMANLMRPGMYGAYHHITVAGKEDWPADHIYDVTGSLCENNDKFAIDRPLPRIDIGDIVVIHDTGAHGHAMGFNYNGKLRSAELLLRPDGSVKLIRRAETLADLFATLNFPQCELSLAAASTTE